A single window of Vibrio sp. SCSIO 43137 DNA harbors:
- the lolA gene encoding outer membrane lipoprotein chaperone LolA, whose product MNKSIFLLALMSSTLFAAPKDVLNERLALTKGFSAEFTQKVVSPENEVIMQGEGSVEIARPSLFRWTTTMPDETVLVSDGETLWYYSPFIEQVSIYRQEQATAQTPFVLLTRNRASDWDNYLIAQTGDEFTLTPTAIDSNQGQFKIDIDAKGVIHGFTVVEQDGQQGQFQFSNYQTEGPASERFTFAIPQGVEVDDQRN is encoded by the coding sequence ATGAATAAAAGTATTTTTCTACTTGCTCTGATGAGCAGTACTCTGTTTGCAGCACCGAAAGATGTGCTCAATGAACGTCTGGCTCTGACCAAAGGGTTCAGCGCTGAATTTACCCAGAAGGTAGTCAGTCCGGAAAATGAAGTAATCATGCAGGGAGAGGGCAGTGTTGAAATTGCCAGACCAAGCCTTTTCCGCTGGACCACAACCATGCCCGATGAAACGGTTTTAGTTTCCGACGGTGAGACTCTCTGGTACTATAGCCCGTTTATTGAGCAGGTGAGCATTTACCGGCAGGAGCAGGCAACAGCTCAAACGCCTTTTGTACTGTTAACCCGTAACCGCGCCAGTGACTGGGATAACTACTTGATCGCTCAGACGGGTGATGAGTTTACCCTTACACCTACAGCCATCGACTCAAATCAGGGTCAGTTTAAGATAGATATCGATGCCAAAGGCGTTATTCACGGTTTTACTGTGGTAGAGCAGGATGGTCAGCAGGGGCAGTTTCAGTTCAGTAATTATCAGACTGAAGGCCCGGCCAGTGAGAGATTTACTTTTGCTATTCCACAGGGAGTAGAAGTAGACGATCAGAGAAATTAA
- a CDS encoding replication-associated recombination protein A translates to MSNYSLDFAGDEDFRPLAARMRPMTVEQYIGQRHILGEGKPLRKALEAGQIHSMILWGPPGTGKTTLAEVAANYVNAEVERVSAVTSGVKDIRAAIEKARENKLTGRRTILFVDEVHRFNKSQQDAFLPHIEDGTVTFIGATTENPSFELNNALLSRARVYKLTSLDKNDILQVLDQAVNDEKRGLGELKADFSDNVLERLAELVNGDARMSLNYLELLYDMADESESGTKQITLPLLAEVAGEKVSRFDNKGDIWYDLISAVHKSIRGSNPDAALYWSARMIAAGCDPLYIARRLLAIASEDIGNADPRAMQVAISAWDCFTRIGPAEGERAIAQAVVYLACAPKSNAVYTAWKQALSDAYNQPEYEVPHHLRNAPTKLMKEMGYGEEYRYAHDEPGAYAAGERYLPPEMADTRYYYPTNRGLETKISEKLDYLATLDAKSTQKRYEK, encoded by the coding sequence TTGAGCAATTACAGTTTAGATTTTGCCGGGGATGAAGATTTTCGCCCGTTAGCGGCCCGTATGAGGCCTATGACTGTTGAACAGTACATAGGTCAGAGGCATATACTGGGCGAAGGTAAACCCCTGCGAAAGGCGCTGGAAGCCGGGCAAATCCATTCCATGATCCTCTGGGGGCCTCCCGGTACAGGTAAAACAACTCTGGCAGAAGTCGCAGCCAACTATGTTAATGCCGAGGTGGAAAGGGTCTCTGCCGTCACTTCGGGTGTAAAAGATATCCGCGCTGCCATCGAAAAAGCACGGGAAAACAAGCTGACCGGCCGCAGAACCATACTGTTTGTCGATGAGGTACACCGTTTTAATAAGAGTCAGCAGGATGCATTTCTGCCGCATATTGAAGACGGTACGGTCACCTTTATTGGTGCTACAACAGAAAATCCGTCCTTCGAACTGAACAACGCACTGCTTTCCCGGGCAAGGGTGTATAAGCTGACCTCTCTTGATAAAAACGATATTCTGCAGGTTCTGGATCAAGCCGTTAATGATGAGAAAAGAGGCTTAGGTGAACTAAAAGCTGACTTTTCTGACAATGTGCTTGAGAGGCTGGCTGAACTGGTAAACGGTGATGCCAGAATGTCTCTTAACTACCTTGAACTACTGTACGACATGGCAGATGAGTCAGAATCAGGTACTAAACAGATTACTCTGCCTCTGCTGGCTGAAGTGGCCGGAGAGAAAGTATCCCGCTTCGACAATAAAGGTGATATCTGGTACGACTTAATCTCCGCTGTGCATAAATCGATCCGTGGCTCGAATCCGGATGCCGCGCTCTACTGGTCTGCCCGTATGATTGCTGCTGGTTGTGATCCCCTGTATATTGCACGCCGCCTGCTGGCCATTGCCTCTGAAGATATTGGTAATGCTGACCCGAGGGCAATGCAGGTGGCGATTTCCGCATGGGACTGTTTTACCCGTATCGGGCCTGCTGAAGGTGAGCGGGCTATCGCTCAGGCAGTGGTTTATCTGGCTTGTGCACCGAAAAGTAATGCCGTTTATACGGCCTGGAAACAAGCACTCTCTGATGCTTATAATCAGCCCGAGTATGAAGTCCCTCATCATCTGCGTAATGCACCGACTAAATTGATGAAGGAGATGGGCTACGGTGAAGAGTACCGCTATGCCCACGATGAGCCGGGCGCTTATGCCGCCGGTGAGCGTTACTTACCGCCTGAAATGGCCGATACCCGCTACTATTATCCGACAAATCGCGGCCTGGAGACTAAGATCAGCGAAAAGTTGGATTATCTGGCCACATTAGATGCAAAAAGCACACAAAAACGCTATGAAAAGTAG
- the serS gene encoding serine--tRNA ligase, protein MLDSKLLRTELDETAEKLARRGFVLDVEKIRELEEQRKSLQVKTEELQALRNSRSKSIGQAKAKGDHEEAERILAEVGSLGGELDEAKKALAELQQQLEEITLSVPNLPDDSVPTGKDEDENVEVSRWGEPKQYDFELKDHVDLGEMGDGLDFASAVKISGSRFIVMKGQFARLHRAIAQFMLDLHTEEHGYTEMYVPYLVNHDSLYGTGQLPKFGEDLFHTKPATEEGQGMCLIPTAEVPVTNMVRNTISDEADLPLKMTAHTPCFRSEAGSYGRDTRGLIRMHQFDKVELVQITKPEDSMDALEELTGHAEKVLQLLELPYRKVVLCTGDMGFGARKTYDLEVWVPAQETYREISSCSNMWDFQARRMQARFRRKGEKKPELVHTLNGSGLAVGRTMVAILENNQQADGRIEIPQVLQKYMNGLTHIG, encoded by the coding sequence ATGCTGGATTCTAAATTACTTCGAACTGAGCTGGATGAAACAGCTGAAAAACTAGCCCGTCGGGGATTCGTCCTGGACGTAGAAAAAATTCGTGAACTTGAAGAGCAACGTAAGTCCCTTCAGGTAAAAACAGAAGAGCTACAGGCGCTACGTAATTCCCGTTCGAAGTCCATCGGTCAGGCAAAAGCCAAGGGTGACCATGAAGAAGCAGAGCGAATTCTGGCTGAAGTTGGCAGCCTTGGTGGTGAGCTGGATGAAGCGAAGAAAGCACTGGCTGAGCTGCAACAGCAACTGGAAGAGATTACTCTATCAGTTCCTAACCTGCCTGATGACTCTGTACCGACTGGTAAAGATGAAGACGAGAACGTTGAAGTTTCCCGCTGGGGCGAACCTAAGCAGTATGACTTTGAATTGAAGGATCATGTTGATCTGGGTGAAATGGGTGACGGACTGGACTTTGCCAGCGCCGTTAAGATTTCAGGTTCACGCTTTATCGTGATGAAAGGCCAGTTTGCCAGACTGCACCGTGCCATTGCACAGTTTATGCTGGATCTGCATACAGAAGAGCATGGCTACACAGAGATGTATGTTCCGTATCTGGTAAACCATGACAGCCTGTACGGCACGGGTCAGCTTCCTAAGTTCGGTGAAGATCTGTTCCACACTAAGCCTGCTACTGAAGAAGGTCAGGGCATGTGTCTGATCCCTACGGCTGAGGTTCCGGTCACTAACATGGTTCGCAACACTATCAGTGACGAAGCCGATCTGCCTCTGAAGATGACCGCTCACACACCATGTTTCCGTTCTGAAGCAGGTTCATACGGTCGTGATACCCGTGGTCTTATCCGTATGCACCAGTTTGATAAAGTTGAGCTGGTTCAGATCACTAAACCTGAAGATTCAATGGACGCTCTTGAAGAGCTGACCGGCCATGCTGAAAAAGTACTTCAGCTTCTGGAACTTCCTTACCGTAAAGTGGTTCTGTGTACTGGTGATATGGGCTTTGGCGCACGCAAAACTTATGACCTTGAAGTCTGGGTTCCTGCGCAAGAGACTTATCGTGAAATCTCTTCTTGCTCAAATATGTGGGATTTCCAGGCGCGCCGTATGCAGGCTCGTTTCCGTCGTAAGGGTGAGAAAAAACCTGAGCTGGTTCATACACTTAATGGTTCAGGTCTGGCAGTTGGCCGTACAATGGTTGCTATTCTTGAGAATAACCAGCAGGCTGATGGCCGTATTGAGATCCCTCAGGTACTGCAGAAGTATATGAACGGACTAACCCATATCGGGTAA
- a CDS encoding cysteine-rich CWC family protein, whose amino-acid sequence MHFSEKICPICQRKNQCEASSGCWCSRQKVPEQLINLLAKEQRGKSCICQQCVNAYHNDPKGFIDRHANKAI is encoded by the coding sequence GTGCATTTTTCAGAAAAAATATGTCCCATATGCCAACGGAAGAATCAATGTGAAGCCTCTTCCGGCTGTTGGTGTTCCAGACAAAAAGTACCTGAGCAGCTAATTAACCTGTTAGCAAAAGAGCAGCGCGGTAAATCCTGTATCTGCCAACAGTGTGTTAATGCTTATCATAATGATCCCAAAGGCTTTATTGACAGACATGCAAATAAAGCCATCTGA
- the bioA gene encoding adenosylmethionine--8-amino-7-oxononanoate transaminase, with amino-acid sequence MDLEFDRQHIWHPYTSTINPLTCYPVSHASGSSIYLQSGEELIDGMSSWWSAIHGYNHPLLNEAAKAQLDKMSHVMFGGLTHEPAIELCKKLLHLAPDNLEHVFLADSGSVAVEVSLKMALQYWHAKGEKRSKFLTLRHGYHGDTFAAMSVTDPDNSMHSLYKGFLPEHIFADSPSTGFHQQWDESDIEDFRQQLLNNHQDIAAVILEPIVQGAGGMRIYHPEFLKQVRALCDKYNTLLILDEIATGFGRTGKMFACQHAGVQPDILCVGKALTGGYMTLSATLATKQVADTVCSGEAGCFMHGPTFMGNPLACAVATASLTIIEQGEWKKQTTQIESLFARELPSLTKFSQVKDVRWLGAIGVVETHNPVNMEYIQAQFIRQGVWIRPFGRLIYIMPPYISSEANIKQLIEAIRSTLADSRCFQP; translated from the coding sequence ATGGATTTAGAATTTGATCGTCAGCATATCTGGCACCCTTATACCTCTACAATAAACCCTCTTACCTGCTATCCGGTTAGTCACGCCAGCGGTAGCAGCATTTATCTGCAAAGCGGAGAGGAGTTAATCGACGGCATGTCTTCATGGTGGTCAGCCATCCATGGTTACAATCACCCCCTGTTGAATGAGGCGGCAAAGGCGCAGTTAGATAAGATGTCCCATGTAATGTTTGGCGGATTAACTCACGAGCCGGCAATAGAGCTGTGTAAAAAACTGCTGCACCTTGCTCCTGATAACCTTGAACATGTTTTTCTGGCGGATTCAGGTTCAGTGGCCGTTGAAGTGAGCCTTAAAATGGCGCTTCAGTACTGGCATGCCAAAGGGGAAAAACGCTCTAAATTCCTCACCCTCAGACACGGCTATCACGGCGATACATTTGCAGCCATGTCGGTTACAGACCCTGACAACTCAATGCACAGCTTATATAAAGGCTTTCTTCCTGAGCATATCTTCGCCGATTCACCTTCAACCGGTTTTCATCAGCAGTGGGATGAATCAGATATTGAAGACTTCAGGCAACAGCTTTTAAACAACCATCAAGATATCGCGGCGGTGATACTTGAACCTATTGTTCAGGGCGCGGGTGGTATGCGCATCTATCATCCTGAGTTTCTGAAACAAGTCAGGGCGCTGTGTGATAAATATAATACCTTATTGATTCTGGATGAGATTGCTACCGGCTTTGGCAGAACGGGCAAGATGTTTGCCTGTCAGCATGCCGGTGTTCAGCCGGATATCTTATGCGTAGGTAAAGCCTTGACTGGTGGTTATATGACTCTTTCAGCCACCCTTGCCACTAAACAGGTTGCCGATACCGTCTGCTCCGGTGAAGCAGGCTGCTTTATGCATGGCCCGACATTTATGGGCAACCCTCTCGCCTGTGCAGTGGCGACAGCCAGCCTGACTATTATTGAACAGGGGGAGTGGAAAAAGCAGACAACACAAATCGAAAGCCTGTTTGCCCGTGAACTGCCCTCTCTCACAAAGTTTAGTCAGGTTAAAGATGTCCGCTGGCTTGGCGCTATCGGAGTCGTAGAAACACACAACCCGGTAAATATGGAGTATATTCAGGCTCAGTTTATCCGTCAGGGCGTATGGATAAGACCGTTTGGTAGGCTGATTTATATTATGCCGCCGTATATAAGTTCAGAAGCTAATATCAAACAGTTAATCGAAGCGATAAGATCAACGCTGGCCGATAGCCGTTGTTTTCAGCCTTAA
- the bioB gene encoding biotin synthase BioB — translation MEVRHNWTVAEVQQLLDKPFMDLMFEAQQVHRQFQQHNYVQVSTLLSIKTGACPEDCKYCPQSAHYRTDVDRERLMEVERVLDAAEKAKNSGSTRFCMGAAWKNPKERDMPYLLDMIKGVKGMGLETCMTLGMLTPDQAGELAQAGLDYYNHNLDTSPEFYGNIITTRTYQDRLDTLSHVRDAGMKICSGGIIGMGESVNDRAGLFVELANLPVHPESVPINMLVKVKGTPLEQVDDVDPFDFVKLIAVARIMMPESAVRLSAGRENMNEQMQTLCFMAGANSIFYGCKLLTTPNPDEDSDMQLFKKLGINSEQVSQKPDQIQENELLDQVVERVAARPGKDDLFYEASV, via the coding sequence GTGGAAGTTCGTCATAACTGGACAGTCGCTGAAGTTCAGCAATTACTGGATAAACCCTTTATGGATCTGATGTTTGAGGCTCAGCAAGTACATCGTCAGTTCCAGCAACACAACTATGTGCAGGTCAGTACTCTGCTATCAATTAAGACAGGTGCCTGTCCGGAAGATTGTAAGTACTGTCCTCAGAGCGCCCATTACAGAACCGACGTAGATCGCGAAAGACTGATGGAAGTAGAGCGGGTGCTTGATGCGGCGGAGAAAGCCAAAAATTCCGGCTCTACCAGATTCTGCATGGGTGCAGCATGGAAAAACCCTAAAGAACGGGATATGCCTTATCTGCTGGATATGATTAAAGGTGTAAAAGGAATGGGGCTGGAAACCTGCATGACGCTGGGTATGCTCACTCCTGATCAGGCTGGTGAACTTGCACAAGCGGGTCTTGATTACTACAACCACAATCTGGATACCTCTCCGGAATTTTACGGCAACATAATTACTACCAGAACTTATCAAGACAGACTGGATACCTTATCTCATGTTCGTGATGCCGGTATGAAGATCTGCTCCGGCGGTATTATTGGTATGGGCGAGAGCGTTAATGACAGAGCCGGTTTGTTTGTCGAGCTTGCCAATCTTCCTGTACACCCTGAAAGTGTGCCAATTAATATGCTGGTAAAAGTGAAAGGCACGCCACTGGAACAGGTGGATGATGTTGACCCGTTTGACTTTGTTAAACTTATTGCGGTGGCAAGAATTATGATGCCGGAATCTGCAGTACGTCTGTCTGCCGGTCGTGAAAATATGAATGAACAGATGCAGACACTCTGCTTTATGGCTGGTGCCAACTCTATTTTTTATGGCTGTAAACTGCTGACCACACCAAACCCTGATGAAGACTCTGATATGCAGCTATTTAAAAAGCTGGGTATTAACAGCGAGCAGGTTAGTCAGAAGCCGGATCAGATTCAGGAGAATGAACTGCTTGATCAAGTAGTGGAAAGAGTAGCAGCGCGTCCGGGCAAAGATGACCTCTTCTATGAAGCCAGTGTTTAA
- a CDS encoding 8-amino-7-oxononanoate synthase — protein sequence MKPVFNQRIADAIEKRKLAGLERRLQPMAGANKPEFSVGDKNFINFSSNDYLGLAASKELAEAWIKGIELYGSGAAASPMVTGFSTAHRQLERDLCSWLGYERAVLFGSGFSANQAVLFTVLEKQDLLLQDKLNHASLMEAGMLSPAKMKRFRHNDSKHLESLLTESPALVVTEGVFSMDGDQAPVAEISRLCRNSASWMMLDDAHGIGVLGQRGEGSICLTSHKPELLIVTFGKAFGLSGAAVLCDQNTGDYLTQFARHHVYSTAMPPAQAHALSKAAAMLQTQQWRRDKLTELQDIYHNALADCEGYINTDTPIKPFICGTVEKAMGLAEQLREQGFWVTPIRPPTVPAASCRIRITLTSNHAPQQVTELAESIIRFQDK from the coding sequence ATGAAGCCAGTGTTTAATCAGCGTATCGCTGATGCCATTGAAAAAAGAAAGCTGGCGGGGCTGGAGCGACGGCTTCAGCCTATGGCAGGAGCCAATAAGCCGGAATTCTCCGTTGGTGACAAAAATTTCATTAATTTCTCCAGTAATGATTATCTGGGCTTAGCCGCTTCTAAGGAGCTGGCAGAAGCATGGATAAAGGGCATTGAGCTATACGGAAGTGGTGCTGCGGCATCGCCAATGGTAACCGGATTTTCTACTGCTCATAGGCAACTGGAACGTGATCTGTGTAGCTGGCTTGGTTATGAGAGAGCGGTACTATTCGGTTCCGGTTTTAGCGCTAATCAGGCAGTGCTATTTACTGTTTTGGAAAAACAGGATCTGTTACTGCAGGATAAATTGAATCACGCTTCTCTGATGGAAGCAGGCATGCTCTCGCCTGCTAAGATGAAACGGTTCCGGCATAACGATAGTAAGCATCTTGAATCGCTATTGACGGAAAGCCCGGCTCTGGTTGTGACCGAAGGGGTGTTTAGTATGGATGGTGATCAGGCGCCTGTTGCTGAGATCTCACGTCTGTGCAGAAACAGTGCCAGTTGGATGATGCTGGATGATGCCCACGGTATAGGCGTTCTGGGTCAGCGTGGAGAAGGAAGTATCTGTTTAACCTCGCACAAACCTGAGCTTTTGATCGTGACTTTCGGTAAGGCATTTGGCCTGTCGGGTGCTGCTGTCCTTTGTGATCAAAATACTGGCGACTATCTGACCCAGTTTGCACGTCACCATGTCTACTCTACCGCTATGCCGCCTGCGCAGGCTCACGCTTTATCTAAGGCGGCTGCTATGCTGCAAACTCAGCAGTGGAGAAGAGACAAGCTGACTGAGCTGCAAGATATCTATCATAACGCTCTGGCTGACTGTGAAGGTTATATAAACACCGATACTCCGATTAAGCCTTTTATTTGCGGAACGGTTGAGAAGGCCATGGGGCTTGCTGAACAGCTGAGAGAGCAGGGCTTCTGGGTTACACCAATAAGGCCGCCTACTGTACCTGCCGCTAGTTGCCGGATAAGAATCACATTGACCAGTAACCATGCGCCTCAGCAAGTGACTGAGCTGGCAGAAAGTATTATCAGATTTCAGGATAAGTAA
- the bioC gene encoding malonyl-ACP O-methyltransferase BioC: MQTISCSPEASRKLAIADAFSRAAHKYDAHAQFQRDVGHQLIELMPEQLDGLKVLDIGCGTGYFSELLANKGAIVTSADLSEKMLQQAKERCSEKVSVYQIADAEALPFDDNSFDMVFSSLALQWCRDLSVPLKELQRVTKQGGAVYFSTLADGSLHELKQAWAKIDSYQHVNNFLTINQIKVALAQSESYDHQLDLRSIRLWYSSAFQLMRDLKGIGATHVGERSQGLTKKSILERVETEYQRFKNSDNLLPASYQVCLGKINL, from the coding sequence ATGCAGACAATAAGTTGTAGTCCGGAAGCAAGCAGAAAACTAGCCATTGCAGATGCCTTTAGCAGAGCAGCACACAAATACGATGCTCATGCTCAGTTTCAGAGAGATGTAGGTCATCAGCTTATCGAACTGATGCCGGAACAGCTTGATGGCCTGAAGGTTCTGGATATTGGCTGCGGCACCGGATATTTCTCTGAACTATTGGCTAATAAAGGCGCTATAGTGACCTCTGCTGATTTGTCAGAAAAAATGTTGCAGCAAGCTAAAGAGCGCTGCTCAGAGAAGGTTTCTGTCTATCAGATTGCCGATGCCGAAGCTCTGCCTTTCGACGACAATAGCTTCGATATGGTTTTCTCCAGCCTCGCCCTGCAATGGTGCCGGGATCTGTCCGTTCCACTAAAAGAGTTGCAGAGGGTGACAAAGCAGGGCGGAGCGGTCTATTTTTCGACACTGGCTGATGGTTCACTGCACGAACTGAAGCAGGCGTGGGCGAAAATTGATTCATATCAACACGTAAACAATTTTTTAACAATTAACCAGATAAAAGTTGCGTTAGCGCAATCAGAATCTTATGACCATCAACTAGACTTACGCTCAATCCGACTCTGGTACTCCTCCGCTTTTCAGTTGATGAGGGATTTAAAAGGCATTGGAGCCACTCATGTAGGCGAGCGTTCGCAGGGGTTAACCAAGAAAAGTATCCTTGAACGGGTAGAAACTGAGTACCAGAGGTTTAAGAACAGTGACAATTTACTGCCTGCAAGTTATCAGGTATGTCTTGGGAAAATTAATCTATGA
- the bioD gene encoding dethiobiotin synthase, with protein MIDTFFVAGTDTEVGKTVVSKAILQALAAHGLSTVGYKPVAAGCKETEQGLRNSDALHLQEAATNDVAYEEVNPYALYSPTSPHIAAKQENIEIKYSVLSDKLTQHKQSADVVLVEGAGGWRVPVSDSDCLSTWVKQEKMPVVLVVGIKLGCLSHAMLSVEAIQNDGLEIIGWAANRINPGTENYADIIKMLEEKIPAPKLGEIPYVPSVKKRDIGKFMDITPILNG; from the coding sequence ATGATTGATACTTTTTTTGTTGCCGGTACAGATACAGAAGTAGGCAAAACCGTTGTTTCGAAAGCTATTCTACAGGCACTTGCTGCACACGGTTTATCTACTGTTGGTTATAAGCCTGTTGCTGCCGGCTGTAAGGAAACTGAGCAGGGGCTGCGTAATTCAGACGCTTTGCACTTACAAGAGGCGGCGACAAATGATGTTGCATATGAAGAGGTAAACCCGTACGCACTCTACAGCCCTACCTCTCCTCATATTGCTGCTAAGCAGGAAAATATTGAGATTAAATACTCTGTACTGAGTGATAAGCTGACACAGCACAAACAAAGTGCTGATGTTGTTTTGGTTGAAGGTGCTGGTGGCTGGCGTGTTCCTGTCTCTGATAGTGACTGCCTCTCAACCTGGGTAAAACAAGAGAAAATGCCGGTGGTACTGGTTGTAGGTATCAAGCTTGGCTGTTTAAGTCATGCCATGTTATCTGTTGAAGCGATTCAGAATGATGGTCTGGAAATCATCGGCTGGGCTGCGAACCGCATCAATCCGGGTACAGAGAACTACGCCGATATTATTAAGATGCTGGAAGAGAAAATACCGGCACCAAAACTGGGCGAGATACCTTATGTCCCTAGTGTTAAGAAGCGTGATATTGGTAAGTTTATGGATATTACGCCGATATTAAATGGCTAA
- the htpX gene encoding protease HtpX, with the protein MKRVMLFLATNLAVVFVLSIVLNIVYATTGMQPGSLNALLVMAALFGFGGSFISLLLSKKMALRSVGGQVIESPRNETEHWLLETVSRQAQQAGIGMPTVAIYDAADINAFATGAKRNDSLVAVSTGLLNNMTRDEAEAVLAHEVSHISNGDMVTMTLMQGVVNTFVIFLSRFVAQIVSSNDEEEGGGSNFMVYFAVSIFLELVLGFLASFITMWYSRRREYYADAGAASLVGKHKMIAALERLKVSHEPQLEGSMMAFGINGKSTMMQLLMSHPPLDKRIDALRNS; encoded by the coding sequence ATGAAACGCGTAATGCTGTTTTTGGCCACCAACCTGGCGGTGGTATTTGTATTAAGTATTGTCCTCAACATTGTTTATGCCACAACAGGTATGCAGCCGGGTAGTCTGAATGCCCTGCTGGTAATGGCGGCACTATTTGGTTTTGGCGGCTCTTTTATCTCATTGCTGTTATCGAAAAAGATGGCACTGCGCTCTGTAGGCGGACAGGTAATTGAGAGCCCGAGAAATGAGACTGAGCACTGGCTGCTGGAAACCGTTTCCAGACAAGCACAACAAGCTGGTATCGGTATGCCTACGGTAGCTATTTATGATGCAGCGGATATCAACGCTTTTGCAACAGGCGCTAAGCGTAATGATTCACTGGTGGCAGTATCCACCGGCCTGCTGAATAATATGACCAGAGATGAAGCAGAAGCGGTTCTTGCCCACGAAGTCAGCCATATCTCAAATGGTGATATGGTAACCATGACGCTAATGCAGGGGGTAGTGAACACCTTTGTTATCTTCCTGTCGCGTTTTGTTGCTCAGATCGTCTCTTCAAATGATGAAGAAGAGGGGGGCGGCAGCAACTTTATGGTTTACTTCGCTGTATCCATCTTCTTAGAGTTGGTGCTTGGCTTCTTAGCCAGTTTTATCACCATGTGGTACAGCCGTCGTCGTGAGTATTACGCTGATGCCGGTGCGGCAAGTCTGGTAGGTAAGCATAAAATGATTGCAGCTCTTGAACGTCTTAAAGTGAGTCATGAACCTCAGCTGGAAGGTTCTATGATGGCCTTCGGTATCAACGGTAAATCTACCATGATGCAATTGCTTATGAGCCATCCTCCGCTTGATAAACGTATCGATGCGTTAAGAAATAGCTAA
- the rsmS gene encoding pleiotropic regulatory protein RsmS: MTKQTSSSSSSLENAPEQVQLAVDLIYLLESNEIQPQVAIEAIEIVRQDLLRKLKQES; encoded by the coding sequence ATGACTAAACAGACCTCGTCATCAAGCTCTTCATTAGAGAACGCACCAGAACAAGTGCAACTTGCTGTTGACCTAATCTATCTGCTGGAATCCAATGAAATTCAGCCTCAGGTAGCTATTGAGGCGATAGAGATAGTCAGGCAAGACTTATTGAGAAAACTGAAACAAGAAAGCTAG
- a CDS encoding primosomal replication protein yields the protein MILTQLLKKAEAFDKQFGKSESARFDRTLFKCSSKRLTPCVRESQSLFQEIDSLLKQQSTTTAKIEFLSERLVNQLEAIQRELATHQIREFELSSNNIESIDLQQLYRDLEQHIEWERRLKQIVASKEQAFQGSPEQFKHQARKSLVVTEQRLSRCQKAKLAIEAQITQKEGYTND from the coding sequence ATGATTCTTACGCAACTGCTAAAGAAAGCCGAGGCCTTTGACAAGCAGTTTGGTAAATCAGAGTCAGCCAGATTTGATCGCACGCTATTTAAATGCAGCAGTAAACGCCTTACACCCTGCGTAAGGGAGAGCCAGTCCCTTTTTCAGGAAATCGACTCTTTACTAAAACAACAATCAACCACTACGGCTAAAATTGAATTTCTGAGTGAGCGTCTGGTTAATCAGTTAGAAGCGATTCAACGCGAACTGGCCACGCACCAGATAAGAGAGTTTGAACTATCTTCAAACAACATAGAGTCTATCGATTTACAGCAACTGTACAGAGATTTAGAACAACATATCGAATGGGAAAGACGGCTTAAACAGATAGTTGCCTCTAAAGAGCAAGCCTTTCAGGGCTCACCTGAACAATTTAAGCATCAAGCCAGAAAATCATTGGTTGTTACTGAGCAGCGCCTTTCCCGCTGTCAGAAAGCCAAATTGGCCATTGAAGCACAGATTACACAAAAAGAAGGTTATACCAATGACTAA